A genomic segment from Saimiri boliviensis isolate mSaiBol1 chromosome 14, mSaiBol1.pri, whole genome shotgun sequence encodes:
- the KLK12 gene encoding kallikrein-12 codes for MGASIFLLLCVLGLSQATTSKIYNGTECGSNSQPWQVGLFEGTRLRCGGVLIDRRWVLTAAHCSGSRYWVRLGEHSLSRLDWTEQIRRSGFSVTYPGYQGASRNHEHDLRLLRLGLPARITSSVRPLPLPSDCATAGTKCHVSGWGITNHPWNPFPDLLQCLNLSIVSHATCSDVYPGRITSNMVCAGGVKGQDACQGDSGGPLVCDGVLQGLVSWGSVGPCGQDGIPGVYTYVCKYVDWIRMIMRNN; via the exons ATGGGGGCCAGCATCTTTTTGCTCCTGTGTGTTCTTG GGCTCAGCCAGGCAACCACATCGAAGATTTACAATGGCACCGAGTGTGGGTCTAACTCACAGCCGTGGCAGGTGGGGCTGTTTGAGGGCACCAGACTGCGCTGTGGGGGTGTCCTTATCGACCGCAGGTGGGTCCTCACAGCGGCTCACTGCAGTGGCAG CAGGTACTGGGTGCGCCTGGGGGAACACAGCCTCAGCAGGCTCGACTGGACCGAGCAGATCCGGCGCAGCGGCTTCTCCGTGACCTACCCCGGCTACCAGGGAGCCTCGAGGAACCACGAGCACGATCTCCGGCTGTTGCGGCTGGGCCTGCCCGCCCGCATAACCAGCAGTGTTCGACCTCTGCCCCTGCccagtgactgtgccactgccggCACCAAGTGCCACGTCTCAGGCTGGGGCATCACCAACCACCCGTGGA ACCCATTCCCGGATCTGCTCCAGTGCCTCAACCTCTCCATCGTCTCCCATGCCACCTGCAGTGACGTGTACCCCGGGAGAATCACGAGCAACATGGTGTGCGCAGGTGGTGTGAAGGGGCAGGACGCTTGCCAG GGGGACTCTGGGGGCCCCCTGGTGTGTGATGGAGTCCTTCAAGGTCTGGTGTCCTGGGGGTCTGTGGGGCCTTGTGGACAAGATGGCATCCCTGGAGTCTACACCTATGTGTGCAAGTATGTGGACTGGATCCGGATGATCATGAGGAACAACTGA
- the KLK11 gene encoding kallikrein-11 isoform X1 has product MQRLRWLQDGKSSGRGLAAAKEPGARPSPLQAMRILQLIMLALVTGLAAGETRIIKGFECKPHSQPWQAALFEKTRLLCGATLIAPRWLLTAAHCRKPRYIVHLGEHNLQRRDGCEQTRTATESFPHPGFNNSLPNKDHRNDIMLVKMASPAFITWAVRPLTLSSRCVTAGTSCLISGWGSTSSPQLRLPHSLRCANITIIEHHECEHAYPNNITDTMVCASVQEGGKDSCQGDSGGPLVCNHSLQGIISWGQDPCAITRKPGVYTKVCKYVDWIHETMSNN; this is encoded by the exons ATGCAGAGGTTGAGGTGGCTGCAGGACGGGAAGTCATCGGGCAGAGGTCTCGCAGCAGCCA AGGAACCTGGGGCCCGCCCCTCCCCACTCCAGGCCATGAGGATTCTGCAGTTGATCATGCTTGCTCTGGTGACAG GGCTCGCAGCGGGAGAGACCAGAATCATCAAGGGGTTTGAGTGCAAGCCTCACTCCCAGCCCTGGCAGGCGGCCCTGTTTGAGAAGACGCGGCTGCTCTGTGGGGCGACCCTCATCGCCCCCAGATGGCTCCTGACAGCAGCCCACTGCCGCAAGCC ccgctaCATCGTTCACCTGGGGGAGCACAACCTGCAGCGGCGGGACGGCTGTGAGCAGACCCGGACAGCGACCGAGTCCTTCCCCCACCCCGGCTTCAACAACAGCCTCCCCAACAAAGATCACCGCAATGACATCATGCTGGTGAAGATGGCCTCGCCAGCCTTCATCACCTGGGCTGTGCGACCCCTCACCCTCTCCTCGCGCTGTGTCACCGCTGGCACCAGCTGCCTCATCTCCGGCTGGGGCAGCACATCCAGCCCCCAGT TGCGCCTGCCTCACAGCTTGCGTTGCGCCAACATCACCATCATTGAGCACCACGAGTGTGAGCACGCCTATCCCAACAACATCACAGACACCATGGTGTGTGCCAGCGTCCAGGAAGGGGGCAAGGACTCCTGCCAG GGTGACTCCGGGGGCCCTCTGGTCTGTAACCACTCTCTTCAAGGCATTATCTCCTGGGGCCAGGATCCGTGTGCGATCACTCGAAAACCTGGTGTCTACACCAAAGTCTGCAAATATGTGGACTGGATCCACGAGACAATGAGCAACAACTAG
- the KLK11 gene encoding kallikrein-11 isoform X2, with protein MRILQLIMLALVTGLAAGETRIIKGFECKPHSQPWQAALFEKTRLLCGATLIAPRWLLTAAHCRKPRYIVHLGEHNLQRRDGCEQTRTATESFPHPGFNNSLPNKDHRNDIMLVKMASPAFITWAVRPLTLSSRCVTAGTSCLISGWGSTSSPQLRLPHSLRCANITIIEHHECEHAYPNNITDTMVCASVQEGGKDSCQGDSGGPLVCNHSLQGIISWGQDPCAITRKPGVYTKVCKYVDWIHETMSNN; from the exons ATGAGGATTCTGCAGTTGATCATGCTTGCTCTGGTGACAG GGCTCGCAGCGGGAGAGACCAGAATCATCAAGGGGTTTGAGTGCAAGCCTCACTCCCAGCCCTGGCAGGCGGCCCTGTTTGAGAAGACGCGGCTGCTCTGTGGGGCGACCCTCATCGCCCCCAGATGGCTCCTGACAGCAGCCCACTGCCGCAAGCC ccgctaCATCGTTCACCTGGGGGAGCACAACCTGCAGCGGCGGGACGGCTGTGAGCAGACCCGGACAGCGACCGAGTCCTTCCCCCACCCCGGCTTCAACAACAGCCTCCCCAACAAAGATCACCGCAATGACATCATGCTGGTGAAGATGGCCTCGCCAGCCTTCATCACCTGGGCTGTGCGACCCCTCACCCTCTCCTCGCGCTGTGTCACCGCTGGCACCAGCTGCCTCATCTCCGGCTGGGGCAGCACATCCAGCCCCCAGT TGCGCCTGCCTCACAGCTTGCGTTGCGCCAACATCACCATCATTGAGCACCACGAGTGTGAGCACGCCTATCCCAACAACATCACAGACACCATGGTGTGTGCCAGCGTCCAGGAAGGGGGCAAGGACTCCTGCCAG GGTGACTCCGGGGGCCCTCTGGTCTGTAACCACTCTCTTCAAGGCATTATCTCCTGGGGCCAGGATCCGTGTGCGATCACTCGAAAACCTGGTGTCTACACCAAAGTCTGCAAATATGTGGACTGGATCCACGAGACAATGAGCAACAACTAG